The Odocoileus virginianus isolate 20LAN1187 ecotype Illinois chromosome 14, Ovbor_1.2, whole genome shotgun sequence genome contains the following window.
ATTATAGCTTGAGAGCTTCAAATTCTTCATCCATGAGTTGGGCTAATGACTACCCCACATAGTTTTAGTGTGATTGGCACATAACCGATGGGCAGCTGTTACCTGTTCCTGCAGGTTAGGCCTCATTCTACTAAGAACTTAAAAACTGCTTTccattcttaaaaaatgaaaacttctgtgACTTGATTATTCCTTCAGTATCACTTACCGCTGCTTCCTCTGAGAGGTAGTCAGGctatcctcttttcttttccccttactAATTTCCTGGgatttcttcatgtttttctgGCGGGCAAGTTCTCGTTGATTTCCACCTACAAAGAGAAACAGTCATGTTATTTTTCCATCTCCAAAATTAATAATTCCATTCTAAGGCTCTTATTTAAAAGGATCTGAAGTTTGCTTTTGAAGAGATGAGCCAGCAGCCTACTGCATGGAAAGGTGTTTAGGGATCTGACGACAAGGAGGAAGCTTAAAGGTAAACACGTCAGTTCTTAACAAT
Protein-coding sequences here:
- the LOC110152223 gene encoding small EDRK-rich factor 1, which encodes MARGNQRELARQKNMKKSQEISKGKRKEDSLTTSQRKQRDSEIMQQKQKAANEKKSMQTREK